The Pedobacter mucosus genome window below encodes:
- a CDS encoding alpha-amylase family glycosyl hydrolase produces MKKILYLLLLVTTFNISCKKASTDGVNEPMPTNLPVGAKDGVTFINNGTSAVITLYAPGKTSVSVIGEFNDWSTTSAVMKKTADGNTWWVQIDNLNPNTEYAYQFLVDANLKVADPYCEKILDPDNDKYISASTYPNLKAYPTGKTTGIVSVMQANQATYTWKNNSFVRPDKNNLVIYELLVRDFTTDHSYASTLTKLDYLVSLGINAIELMPVNEFEGNLSWGYNPSFYFAPDKYYGTKTALQNFIDECHGRGIAVIMDMVLNHSFGQSPMVQLYFDGSKPTTSSPWFNVDAKHPFNVGYDFNHESAATKYFSKNVMKFWMQQYKIDGFRFDLSKGFTQKASTDDAVFRLYDAGRIAIWKDYNNYIKSIDPNDFYVILEHFAEESEEKVLADDGMMLWNNMNYNMNEATMGWIGTSDFSWGFYAKHGFSKPENLVGYGESHDEERLNYKNITYGNASGTYVIKGNLATSLKREELATAFLFSIPGPKMVWQFGELGYDINIDFNGRTGEKPIKWDYYSDPNRKALYDAYSKFIKLKKNNSIFNSTNSAYNLAGGIKYIKLIEGTNAVVVVGNFDVVNQVANVDFGASGTWIDAVGNSINLTSNTYNANLAPGEYHIFSKTALK; encoded by the coding sequence ATGAAAAAAATATTGTACTTACTGCTACTAGTTACAACTTTTAATATTTCCTGCAAAAAAGCATCGACGGATGGAGTAAATGAACCAATGCCAACAAATTTACCCGTTGGCGCAAAAGATGGCGTCACATTTATAAATAACGGAACTTCAGCAGTCATCACACTTTATGCTCCAGGCAAAACTTCCGTTTCGGTTATTGGAGAATTTAACGATTGGTCGACAACTTCTGCAGTAATGAAAAAAACTGCTGATGGAAATACTTGGTGGGTTCAAATTGATAATTTAAATCCAAATACTGAATATGCTTATCAATTTTTGGTTGATGCAAATCTGAAAGTTGCAGATCCATATTGCGAAAAAATTCTAGATCCAGATAATGATAAATACATTTCGGCTTCCACCTATCCAAATTTAAAAGCTTATCCGACAGGAAAAACTACAGGAATTGTTAGTGTTATGCAAGCAAATCAAGCAACATACACTTGGAAAAATAACAGTTTCGTTCGCCCTGATAAAAATAATTTAGTGATTTATGAATTACTGGTTCGCGATTTTACAACCGATCATAGTTACGCATCTACCCTTACAAAACTTGATTATTTAGTGAGTCTTGGTATTAATGCAATAGAGTTAATGCCCGTAAATGAATTTGAAGGAAATTTAAGTTGGGGTTATAATCCATCATTTTATTTCGCTCCAGATAAATATTATGGTACAAAAACTGCTTTACAAAATTTTATTGATGAATGCCATGGAAGAGGAATAGCGGTGATTATGGATATGGTTTTAAATCACTCTTTCGGACAATCGCCAATGGTACAATTGTATTTTGATGGTTCGAAACCGACAACTTCTAGTCCGTGGTTTAATGTTGATGCTAAACATCCTTTCAATGTGGGTTATGATTTTAATCATGAAAGTGCAGCTACAAAATATTTTTCTAAAAATGTGATGAAATTTTGGATGCAGCAATATAAAATCGATGGCTTTCGTTTCGATCTATCTAAAGGATTTACACAAAAAGCTTCAACTGATGATGCCGTATTTAGATTATATGATGCCGGTAGAATTGCGATTTGGAAAGATTACAATAATTATATAAAAAGTATTGATCCAAATGATTTCTATGTTATTTTAGAACATTTCGCAGAAGAATCAGAAGAAAAGGTTTTAGCTGATGATGGCATGATGCTTTGGAATAACATGAATTATAACATGAATGAAGCGACAATGGGTTGGATAGGAACATCAGATTTCTCTTGGGGATTTTATGCAAAACATGGTTTTAGCAAGCCAGAAAATTTGGTTGGTTATGGAGAAAGTCATGATGAGGAGCGCTTAAATTATAAGAATATTACTTATGGAAATGCGTCAGGGACATATGTAATCAAAGGAAATTTAGCTACTTCTTTAAAACGCGAAGAATTGGCTACAGCTTTTCTTTTTAGCATCCCCGGACCGAAAATGGTTTGGCAATTTGGCGAGTTAGGTTACGATATTAATATAGATTTTAATGGTAGAACCGGAGAAAAACCAATTAAATGGGATTACTATTCTGATCCAAATCGCAAAGCTTTATATGATGCTTATTCTAAATTTATCAAATTAAAAAAGAACAACAGCATTTTCAATTCTACAAATTCTGCTTACAATTTAGCTGGTGGTATTAAATATATTAAGCTAATAGAAGGCACAAATGCAGTTGTGGTAGTTGGAAACTTTGATGTTGTAAATCAAGTGGCTAATGTCGATTTTGGAGCATCAGGAACTTGGATTGATGCTGTTGGAAATTCAATTAACCTAACGTCGAATACATATAATGCAAATCTTGCTCCAGGCGAATATCATATTTTTAGCAAAACGGCTCTGAAATAA
- a CDS encoding S10 family peptidase, which yields MKSKLLLTVILLTSVFTYAQQGPRKSPSKETVTTTQVTVKDEPKSAANERVIKVESSVITNHSVNINGKAVPYKATTGTLPVWDEEGKPIAGLFYTYYERSDIPNRDKRPLVISFNGGPGSASVWMHIAYTGPVILNIDDEGYPVQPYGYKENPYSILDVADIVYVDPVNTGYSRATSKDVPKDKFFGVKADIKYLAEWINTFVTRNNRWASPKFLIGESYGTTRVSGLALELQNNQWMYLNGVVLVSPTELGIERSGPVEAALRLPYFAATAWYHKVLPADLQGKDLTAMLPEVENFTINEVIPAIAQGGMLSIEKKKVIAAKMARYSGLSEKVILDYNLNVPSDFFWKELLRDKGFTVGRLDSRYKGIDKMTAGTGPDYNAELTSWLHSFTPAINMYIRNELNYKTDLKYNMFGSVYPWDKSGDQTGDNLRQAMAQNPYLHLLVQSGYYDGACDYFNAKYSMWQLDAAGKLQDRMTWEGYRSGHMMYLRKDDLKTSNNHIREFIKKALPKEGESAKF from the coding sequence ATGAAATCAAAATTACTACTAACTGTTATATTATTAACAAGCGTTTTTACATATGCGCAACAAGGACCTAGAAAAAGCCCAAGTAAAGAAACAGTAACCACTACGCAAGTCACAGTTAAAGACGAACCAAAATCTGCAGCAAACGAGAGAGTTATAAAAGTTGAAAGTTCGGTTATCACGAATCATTCGGTCAACATTAATGGAAAAGCTGTTCCCTACAAAGCCACCACTGGTACTTTGCCTGTTTGGGATGAAGAAGGTAAACCGATTGCAGGTCTTTTTTATACTTATTATGAGCGAAGTGATATCCCAAATCGTGATAAGAGACCATTGGTAATTTCATTTAATGGCGGTCCGGGTTCAGCTTCAGTTTGGATGCACATCGCTTATACTGGGCCAGTTATTTTAAATATTGATGATGAAGGTTATCCGGTTCAACCATATGGATATAAGGAAAATCCTTATTCTATTTTAGATGTGGCCGATATTGTTTATGTTGATCCAGTAAATACAGGTTACTCTCGTGCTACGAGTAAAGATGTTCCGAAAGATAAATTCTTCGGCGTTAAGGCTGATATTAAATATTTAGCCGAATGGATTAATACTTTCGTTACGAGGAACAACCGTTGGGCATCGCCAAAATTTTTAATTGGAGAAAGTTACGGAACTACCCGTGTTTCTGGTTTAGCTTTAGAACTTCAAAATAACCAATGGATGTATTTAAATGGCGTAGTTTTAGTTTCGCCAACCGAATTGGGAATTGAACGTAGTGGCCCGGTTGAAGCTGCTTTGCGATTACCATATTTCGCTGCAACAGCCTGGTATCATAAAGTTTTGCCAGCAGATTTGCAGGGCAAAGACTTAACGGCAATGCTTCCTGAAGTTGAAAATTTTACTATTAATGAGGTAATTCCTGCGATCGCTCAAGGTGGAATGCTGAGTATCGAAAAGAAAAAAGTAATCGCTGCTAAAATGGCTCGTTATTCTGGCTTATCGGAAAAAGTAATACTTGATTATAACTTAAATGTACCTTCGGACTTCTTCTGGAAAGAGTTATTAAGAGATAAAGGTTTTACTGTTGGAAGACTGGATTCTCGTTATAAAGGCATTGATAAAATGACAGCCGGAACTGGTCCGGATTATAATGCAGAGCTTACTTCCTGGTTGCATTCTTTCACGCCGGCAATAAATATGTATATCCGAAATGAGCTCAATTATAAAACTGACTTGAAATACAATATGTTTGGTTCAGTCTACCCGTGGGATAAAAGTGGGGATCAAACTGGTGATAATCTACGTCAGGCGATGGCGCAAAATCCATATTTACATTTGCTAGTTCAATCTGGTTATTACGATGGGGCCTGCGATTATTTTAACGCAAAATATAGCATGTGGCAGTTAGATGCTGCGGGTAAATTACAAGATAGAATGACTTGGGAAGGTTATCGCAGTGGGCATATGATGTATTTGCGTAAAGATGATTTGAAAACTTCCAACAATCATATTCGTGAATTTATCAAAAAAGCGTTGCCTAAGGAAGGTGAATCGGCTAAGTTCTAA
- a CDS encoding acetyl-CoA carboxylase carboxyltransferase subunit alpha: MQQIKTSFDFEKPIADLVQQIEKVKQVADKTKVDMSATLAELDGKLDETTNHLYKNLTGWNKVQMSRHPDRPQTLDYISMICDDFIELHGDRTVRDDKAIIGGFATINGQTVMLIGHQKGKNTKERQFRNFGMANPEGYRKALRLMRLAEKFNKPVISLIDTMGAYPGLEAEERGQGEAIARNLLEMSILRVPIVCIIIGEGASGGALGIGIGDKVYMLEHTWYSVISPESCSSILWRSWDFKEKAAECLKLTSDDMFGNKLIDGIIPEPLGGAHQDPELMGQTLKDYITKDLAALGKLKTDKMIEQRIEKFCAMGVVNE, translated from the coding sequence ATGCAGCAAATAAAAACATCATTCGATTTTGAGAAACCTATTGCAGATTTAGTTCAGCAAATAGAAAAGGTTAAACAAGTTGCCGATAAAACCAAAGTAGACATGTCTGCCACGTTAGCGGAGCTTGATGGTAAATTAGATGAAACTACCAACCATTTATATAAAAATTTAACCGGTTGGAATAAAGTTCAAATGAGCCGTCACCCAGATAGGCCACAAACTTTGGATTACATCAGCATGATTTGCGATGATTTTATTGAATTACATGGCGATAGAACGGTAAGAGATGATAAGGCGATTATCGGTGGTTTTGCCACGATTAACGGTCAAACGGTAATGCTTATTGGTCACCAAAAAGGTAAAAACACCAAAGAGCGCCAGTTTCGTAATTTCGGTATGGCAAATCCAGAAGGCTATCGTAAAGCTTTGCGATTAATGCGTTTGGCGGAAAAATTTAATAAACCTGTTATTTCTTTAATTGATACAATGGGTGCTTATCCAGGTTTGGAAGCAGAAGAACGTGGACAAGGAGAAGCAATTGCTCGTAATTTATTGGAAATGTCGATTTTAAGGGTTCCAATTGTTTGTATAATAATTGGTGAAGGCGCATCTGGTGGAGCTTTAGGTATTGGAATCGGCGATAAAGTTTATATGCTAGAGCATACTTGGTATTCTGTTATTTCTCCTGAATCTTGTTCTTCCATTTTATGGAGAAGTTGGGATTTTAAAGAGAAAGCTGCTGAATGTCTTAAATTAACTTCAGATGATATGTTTGGAAATAAGCTTATCGATGGTATTATTCCTGAGCCTTTGGGCGGTGCTCATCAAGATCCAGAATTAATGGGACAAACATTAAAAGATTATATTACCAAAGATTTAGCAGCTTTAGGTAAACTTAAAACTGATAAAATGATCGAGCAAAGAATCGAAAAATTCTGTGCGATGGGTGTGGTAAACGAATAA
- a CDS encoding protein O-mannosyl-transferase family, producing the protein MNYSKVNNIVGWICFSIATITYVLTLEPSASFWDCGEFIASAFRMQVVHQPGAPLFLMIQRFFSIFAIGDLTKIAYWMNVGSAVSSGATILFLFWTITALAKKTLMKAGDTLTTSNFISIMGAGVVGALAYTFSDSFWFSAVESEVYAQSSLFTAIVFWGILKWEAHADEAKADRWLLFIAYIMGLSIGIHLLNLLTIPAMAFVYYFKKSDKPTTAGIFKTLIVGILILAVIQYGIIQYLVSFGAYFDLFFVNTLGLGFGTGVLFFAVLLIGALVWAIRYSIIHQKKLLNLGLLSTVLIIFGYASFSMIIIRAKADPNLNNSAPKDAFSFLSYLNREQYGDRPLGYGPNYNSERSGVTEGKTIWRKGENKYEVAGKKSDYEYNNNTLLPRMYSDDPKHAEFYKEWMHLDETKKPNLVDNVGFLVSYQIGYMYMRYFAWNFVGRQNDEQGQGSGFEGEWLSGIKAFDAWKLGDQSHLPPSTIDNKAYNRFFFLPLIIGLLGAIWHFQRNQKDAGVVGLLFFFTGIAIVLYLNQKPLEPRERDYAYVGSFYAFAIWIGLGVLAIKEWVFKKLTPTNGAIGATIIGLLAAPVIMAEQGWDDHNRSTKMVPHDIALDYLQSCAPNAILFTYGDNDTYPLWYIQEVENVRPDVRIVNLSLFDTDWYINGLRQKQNESAPLPITMKPAQYVQGERDVMPYDDYKIAGNVELKSIVDLLLSNDDGDKVAMQDGTKSNFLPTKNFKITINPQEVISTGTVPAADAAKITTEMDWKFNKGYVTKGTLAMLDILAHNNWKRPIYFASTVPSEQYNGLDKYLYNEGLAMRLLPLKADTTASEERAEQLNTPQLYNNVMTKFKWGNMKTASYLDPQSSDDTFIFTNIFSSLTGSLIKEGKTAEAKKVVDKYFEVMPERFFGIRTVVVKFYLAENLYKLGETAKANDIITKSGDYINKELIYLADISKSKGTITGSQNVQTGLYYLDRMIKTSRANGQEKIASELEKIFANLEGRFSMYYSQQQGPQQ; encoded by the coding sequence ATGAATTATTCAAAAGTTAATAACATAGTAGGCTGGATCTGCTTTTCAATTGCCACAATAACTTACGTTTTAACATTAGAACCATCAGCTAGCTTTTGGGATTGCGGCGAATTTATCGCTTCAGCTTTCAGGATGCAGGTTGTTCACCAACCAGGAGCACCATTATTTTTAATGATTCAACGTTTCTTTTCAATTTTTGCAATAGGCGATTTAACTAAAATTGCTTATTGGATGAATGTGGGTTCTGCCGTTTCTAGTGGTGCAACGATATTATTTTTATTCTGGACCATTACTGCTTTGGCGAAGAAAACGCTAATGAAAGCTGGCGATACGCTTACAACAAGCAATTTTATTAGCATTATGGGCGCTGGGGTTGTTGGTGCTTTAGCTTACACATTTTCTGATAGTTTTTGGTTCTCGGCAGTAGAATCTGAGGTTTATGCACAATCTTCATTATTTACCGCAATTGTTTTTTGGGGAATATTAAAATGGGAAGCTCATGCAGATGAAGCTAAAGCGGATCGCTGGTTATTATTCATAGCTTACATAATGGGTTTATCCATCGGAATTCACCTATTAAACTTATTAACCATTCCAGCAATGGCATTCGTTTATTATTTTAAAAAATCTGATAAACCAACAACAGCAGGCATTTTTAAAACCTTAATTGTAGGTATCTTAATTCTTGCTGTTATTCAGTATGGTATTATCCAATATTTAGTTTCCTTCGGAGCATATTTCGATTTGTTCTTCGTAAATACTCTAGGTTTAGGTTTCGGAACTGGCGTATTGTTTTTCGCTGTATTATTGATTGGTGCTTTGGTTTGGGCAATTCGTTATTCCATTATTCATCAAAAGAAATTATTAAACTTAGGTTTACTTTCTACAGTATTGATCATTTTTGGTTATGCTTCTTTCTCTATGATTATTATCAGGGCTAAGGCAGATCCAAACTTAAATAATAGCGCTCCAAAAGATGCATTTTCGTTTTTAAGTTACCTTAACCGGGAGCAATATGGCGATAGACCTTTAGGTTATGGACCAAATTATAACTCTGAAAGATCTGGTGTTACTGAAGGGAAAACCATATGGAGAAAAGGTGAAAATAAATACGAAGTGGCTGGCAAAAAAAGCGACTATGAGTATAATAATAACACATTATTACCTCGTATGTATAGCGATGATCCTAAACATGCAGAATTTTATAAAGAGTGGATGCATTTAGACGAAACTAAGAAACCAAACTTGGTAGACAATGTTGGCTTTTTAGTGAGTTACCAAATTGGCTATATGTACATGCGTTATTTTGCGTGGAACTTTGTTGGTCGCCAAAATGATGAACAAGGTCAGGGAAGCGGATTTGAAGGCGAATGGCTGAGTGGTATAAAAGCATTTGATGCTTGGAAACTTGGCGATCAAAGTCACTTACCTCCTTCTACAATTGATAACAAAGCTTACAATCGTTTCTTCTTTTTACCGTTAATTATTGGTTTACTTGGTGCCATTTGGCATTTTCAACGCAATCAAAAAGATGCGGGAGTGGTTGGTTTATTATTCTTCTTTACCGGAATCGCTATTGTTTTATATTTAAATCAGAAGCCTTTAGAGCCTCGTGAGCGAGATTATGCTTATGTTGGATCATTTTATGCTTTTGCCATTTGGATTGGGCTCGGAGTTTTAGCCATTAAAGAGTGGGTATTTAAAAAACTCACACCAACAAATGGTGCAATTGGTGCAACCATAATTGGATTACTTGCTGCACCAGTAATCATGGCAGAACAAGGTTGGGATGATCATAACCGTTCAACTAAAATGGTTCCACATGATATTGCTTTAGATTACTTGCAATCTTGCGCACCAAACGCCATTTTATTTACATACGGCGATAATGATACTTATCCACTTTGGTATATCCAAGAGGTTGAAAATGTTAGGCCAGATGTTAGAATTGTTAACCTAAGTTTATTTGATACAGATTGGTATATAAATGGTCTAAGGCAAAAACAAAACGAATCTGCTCCATTACCAATAACCATGAAACCTGCGCAATATGTTCAAGGTGAACGTGATGTAATGCCTTATGATGACTATAAAATTGCTGGTAATGTTGAACTTAAAAGCATTGTTGATCTTTTATTATCCAATGATGATGGTGATAAAGTTGCCATGCAAGATGGTACTAAATCTAATTTCTTACCTACCAAAAACTTCAAAATTACAATTAATCCACAAGAAGTAATTAGCACCGGAACTGTTCCAGCCGCTGATGCAGCGAAGATTACTACTGAGATGGATTGGAAATTTAACAAAGGTTATGTTACGAAAGGTACTTTAGCCATGTTAGATATTTTAGCGCATAATAACTGGAAACGTCCTATTTATTTCGCTTCAACAGTTCCTTCCGAGCAGTATAACGGTTTAGATAAATATCTGTATAATGAAGGTTTAGCCATGCGATTATTGCCTTTAAAAGCTGATACCACCGCATCAGAAGAAAGGGCAGAACAGTTGAATACGCCACAATTGTACAATAATGTTATGACTAAATTTAAGTGGGGAAACATGAAAACCGCGAGTTATTTAGATCCACAGTCATCTGATGATACATTTATTTTTACTAATATTTTCAGTAGTTTAACAGGAAGCTTAATTAAAGAGGGTAAAACCGCTGAAGCTAAAAAAGTTGTAGATAAATACTTTGAAGTAATGCCAGAACGTTTCTTTGGCATACGTACCGTTGTTGTTAAATTTTACTTGGCAGAGAATTTATATAAACTTGGAGAAACTGCAAAAGCCAATGATATCATTACAAAATCAGGAGATTATATAAACAAAGAGTTAATATACCTTGCTGATATTTCTAAATCTAAAGGCACTATTACTGGCTCCCAGAATGTTCAAACTGGCTTATATTATTTAGATAGAATGATAAAAACCAGCAGAGCAAACGGACAAGAAAAAATTGCAAGTGAGTTAGAGAAAATATTTGCCAATTTAGAAGGTCGCTTTTCTATGTATTATTCACAGCAGCAAGGTCCGCAACAATAA
- a CDS encoding ribose-phosphate pyrophosphokinase — translation MPLQFNQVKLFSGTGSRGLSLKIAESYGKALGEVTIHKFSDGEFQPSFDESIRGCDVFLIQSTYQPSDNLMELLLMVDAAKRASAHYITAVVPYYGLARQDRKDKPRVAIGAKLVANLLKSAGIHRIMTMDLHAAQIQGFFDIPVDHLDGSVIFVPYIKSLKLPNLTIASPDMGGSYRARTFAKFFNAEVIICDKRRKRANEIESMSIIGDVTGQDVVLIDDICDTAGTLSKAAALIMENGAASVRAVCTHAVLSGKAIETVENSVLSELIVTDTIPLKMQSPKIRQLSTASLFARAIANVNEHGSISDLFKVQDEY, via the coding sequence ATGCCATTGCAGTTTAATCAGGTAAAGCTTTTTTCTGGAACAGGTTCCAGAGGATTATCATTAAAGATTGCCGAAAGCTACGGTAAGGCACTTGGAGAGGTAACCATTCACAAATTTAGTGATGGTGAATTTCAGCCTTCATTTGATGAATCGATACGTGGTTGTGATGTTTTTTTAATCCAATCTACCTATCAGCCTAGCGATAATTTGATGGAACTTTTGCTTATGGTTGATGCCGCTAAAAGAGCTTCAGCACATTACATTACGGCAGTTGTTCCTTATTATGGCTTAGCCAGGCAAGATAGAAAAGATAAACCTCGTGTAGCAATTGGCGCAAAACTAGTAGCTAATTTATTAAAGTCTGCAGGTATCCACCGCATTATGACGATGGATTTGCATGCAGCCCAAATACAAGGATTTTTTGATATTCCGGTAGATCACTTAGATGGATCGGTAATATTTGTTCCTTATATCAAAAGCTTAAAATTACCAAACTTAACAATTGCATCACCAGATATGGGTGGTTCATACAGGGCTCGTACCTTTGCTAAGTTTTTTAATGCGGAAGTTATTATTTGCGATAAACGCCGAAAACGTGCTAATGAAATCGAATCAATGTCGATTATTGGTGATGTTACCGGACAAGATGTTGTATTGATCGATGACATTTGCGACACTGCCGGAACCTTATCTAAAGCTGCTGCTTTGATTATGGAAAATGGCGCAGCAAGTGTAAGAGCAGTTTGTACACATGCGGTTTTATCAGGCAAAGCGATTGAAACAGTAGAAAATTCAGTTTTATCTGAATTAATTGTAACGGATACTATTCCGTTAAAAATGCAAAGCCCAAAAATTAGGCAGCTAAGCACAGCCAGTTTATTTGCCAGAGCAATTGCGAACGTAAATGAACATGGATCTATTAGCGATCTGTTTAAGGTACAAGATGAATATTAA
- a CDS encoding 50S ribosomal protein L25/general stress protein Ctc, producing the protein MKTIAISGSPRENVGKRDAKELRYEGKVPAVLYGGTSQQHLAIVIADLRDVIYTPEANFVEIDVNGVKTKAIVKDTQFHPLTDILMHIDFLQLFDDKEIVMEIPVKLTGTSPGVKTGGKMVQKLRKLRVKSLPAAMPQTVDVSIAKLEVGGLVRVRDIQADKYAITNIPEDTIVSVGMSRALKQAETEASKGKK; encoded by the coding sequence ATGAAAACAATCGCAATTAGCGGTTCTCCAAGAGAGAACGTAGGGAAACGCGATGCCAAAGAGCTTCGTTATGAAGGTAAAGTTCCTGCGGTATTGTATGGTGGTACATCACAACAACATTTAGCTATCGTTATAGCTGATTTGAGAGATGTAATTTACACTCCAGAAGCAAACTTTGTAGAAATTGACGTAAACGGTGTAAAAACTAAAGCAATCGTTAAAGACACACAATTTCATCCATTAACTGATATTTTAATGCACATCGATTTTCTTCAATTATTTGATGATAAAGAAATCGTTATGGAAATCCCTGTTAAATTAACAGGAACTTCTCCAGGTGTTAAAACTGGTGGTAAAATGGTTCAAAAATTACGTAAACTTCGTGTTAAATCTTTGCCTGCAGCTATGCCTCAAACGGTTGATGTAAGCATCGCTAAATTAGAAGTTGGTGGTTTAGTTCGTGTTCGTGATATTCAAGCGGATAAATATGCAATTACAAATATTCCAGAAGATACAATTGTTTCTGTAGGAATGAGTAGAGCATTGAAACAAGCAGAAACTGAAGCTTCAAAAGGTAAAAAATAA
- the pth gene encoding aminoacyl-tRNA hydrolase, with translation MKYLIVGLGNIGPDYAHTRHNIGFDIADELVKNLDGSFQNIRLAYYAEVGFKGKKLHVIKPTTFMNLSGKAVNYWMKELKIAPENVLVIVDDLALPLGKLRLKLQGSSAGHNGLKSIEEVCGGQNYARLRFGIGSNYPKGRQIDFVLGLFDKEEKLELPALIDKSVELIKSYVTVGPAHTMTAFNK, from the coding sequence ATGAAATATCTTATAGTTGGTTTAGGTAATATTGGTCCCGATTATGCGCACACCAGGCATAATATTGGCTTTGATATTGCTGATGAACTGGTTAAAAATTTAGATGGAAGTTTTCAAAATATTCGTTTAGCATATTACGCTGAGGTAGGTTTTAAAGGAAAAAAGCTTCACGTAATTAAACCTACTACTTTTATGAATTTAAGTGGTAAGGCTGTTAATTATTGGATGAAAGAATTAAAAATAGCTCCAGAAAATGTTTTGGTAATTGTTGATGATTTGGCTTTACCACTTGGTAAACTAAGATTAAAACTACAAGGCTCCAGCGCTGGTCATAATGGTTTAAAAAGTATCGAAGAAGTTTGTGGCGGCCAAAATTACGCTCGTCTGCGCTTTGGTATTGGTAGTAATTATCCTAAAGGCAGACAAATAGATTTCGTACTTGGGCTTTTTGACAAGGAAGAAAAGTTAGAACTTCCTGCACTAATTGATAAAAGTGTGGAGCTAATTAAAAGCTATGTAACTGTTGGTCCGGCACATACCATGACAGCTTTTAATAAATAA
- a CDS encoding tetratricopeptide repeat protein has translation MSSTDNQTIQPVKKGSFLQENNKSLLFIAGAVVLLVAVYLWYQGVYLKGRAEEAASKMYKSEQLIGVDSLSNRAVKGEGGYPGLEQIAEEYDNTKSANLANLYLGGIYLRKGEYKQAVESLSKYSATGSPVADPLALGLLGDAYSELKDYKQASTYYKKAADKASKFTSPMFLKKLGLVNENLKDFKGAVDAYTKIKTQYPESAEAQLVDAYIARAQEQVK, from the coding sequence ATGTCTTCAACTGATAACCAAACAATTCAACCTGTTAAAAAAGGTTCTTTCTTACAGGAAAATAATAAAAGTTTACTATTTATAGCAGGTGCTGTAGTATTATTAGTCGCTGTATATCTTTGGTATCAAGGTGTATATTTAAAAGGCCGTGCTGAAGAAGCTGCTAGTAAAATGTACAAATCTGAACAGTTAATTGGTGTAGATTCATTATCCAACAGAGCAGTTAAAGGCGAAGGTGGCTACCCAGGTTTAGAACAAATTGCTGAAGAATATGACAACACAAAATCAGCTAATTTGGCTAATTTATATTTAGGTGGTATATATTTGCGTAAAGGCGAATACAAACAAGCGGTAGAATCTTTAAGTAAATATAGCGCTACAGGCAGTCCAGTGGCAGATCCTTTAGCCTTAGGTTTATTAGGTGATGCATATAGCGAACTTAAGGATTACAAACAAGCATCTACTTACTATAAAAAAGCTGCGGATAAAGCAAGTAAATTTACTTCGCCAATGTTCCTTAAAAAATTAGGTTTAGTTAACGAAAACCTGAAAGATTTTAAAGGTGCGGTTGATGCCTACACAAAAATTAAAACTCAATACCCTGAAAGCGCAGAAGCACAATTAGTTGATGCTTACATTGCAAGAGCTCAGGAACAAGTTAAATAA